The Metarhizium brunneum chromosome 5, complete sequence sequence AGCTTTAGAGAAACAGCACAATGAAATTTATGCATTGGTCGCTTGTGGCGTCTGCTCTGCTTCAAagcgcagcagcagcaccacaAGACACTGGGAAGGACGCTGGCGCGACCCAAGAAATGGGGTAAGAGAATCAGTCTACCTTGGCAGAATATTTGTTCACGCGGTCGCACAACTCTTGATGCTAACTGTTTTATATAGCCATATTGTGGTTCTCAAGCAAGGCTTAAAAGATGAGCATCTTGATAAGCATCTTGACTGGGTCAATGAAATACACAAGGGCAGCCTAAACAGCAgggacggcggcaatggccaaGAAAAGGGTGTTAAACATACCTATCGCTCAGAATCTATTGGTTTTCACGGCTACTCGGGCAAATTCTCAGACGAAGTGCTCAAGCAGATTAAAGACCACGAGCACGTAAGCATTACATTACCTACCACTATCCGTATAGAGCCTGTCTGTGAAAAGCTAACTCGTTTTTTTAATCCAGGTTGACTTTGTGGAAGAGGATAAAAGGAATACCCTTGAGATTGATAAACGAGAGGAAGTCCAGGGCGACAAGCCAGACAAGGTCGACACTCCCCCTGAAAGTGTGGGCAACCAGAATAAAAACAATGGCGTTGGCCTCTTGACTAGAGGACAAGGGTAAGTGGCTCTTGAAATCATTCCTCGTCCAAAAGGGCGGAGATCCTAACTCGGAATCAGTTATAATACTTTCCTGGAAAAGGGAAGAATTGTTGACGCCGTCATCTGGCCTGAAAACAAGAAGAGAGCCGAGGCAGATGCACCGGCTGCAGGAGCCGGCAATGACGCGGCTCAAAATGAGATTGTTTTCGACTTTACGCCTCCCACCACCGACGTCGGCGACTTTGAGGGTGTCGATGCGGCAGAGTACTTTAAGACCCCCAAGCCCGACGAGGTTAAAAACCGTATTATTGAAGGATTGAAAAAGTTGAaggaggagagaaagaagcagagagaggaaaagaagaagctgcttgAGTCCAACAACCTGCAGTCTCGCGCCGACGACCCAAACTGCCCAGGCACTCTACGCAAGGAGTATAAGTTTGTCGAAGACTACAAGTATGTAACTTCTATATCGAGGTTCGCAGTGGACTAACATGTACTGCAGCACGTACCTGCAGACTGTCGGCGTTAGCGGTAGCGCCGCTATCTCGGGTTGGGGCCAGAGTGCTTCTGTCCATGGTAACTACCTGAACCAGGCCAAGGTGAGTTGCCTAAAATTCCCAACTTATATAGTAGTAGTAAGGctaatatttagttatagCTCAATAAGAACAGCTTAACATATGTGGCTGTTATCAATGTTGAGAGACAGTTGAGTCAACCTGGCGGATTCCAGTTTAACACGGCGAGATATAAGCCCGGAAGATTTGCCAAGGACTTTGGAGACCGCTGGATTCATGGTATGTTTTCCATTTATTATCTTGCGGCTTTTTAGCTTATTTACTAACCAAGGCAAAAAATAATCAGGCTTTAAGACTGGCGGCAAGATGGTTGCTCGAGTCACGTTTACTTTCAAGGATGACACAAAAGCAACGGACGTGAAAGCACAGTAAGTCTTACCGCGTTACAACTGACGAACAGTACTAATCTTTCTTCCCATTTAGTGCCGAGGCTGCGTTGAGCTTCTGGGGTGTTAAGGGTGACTTGAGCGTCGACGTTAAAAAGGGCATGGAAGAAGTCAACAAGCACACCAATGTTGATGTGTCCCTCATCTATGAGGGCGAGTTGGCTATCTTTATGGACGATAAGGAAGGGTCCCCCAAAAGCATTTCGTTTGGATCTGCAGAAGCAGTGCTTAGCCAGGTCAAGTCGTGGGCCGACAAGTTTGAGAGCTATGCCTGCAAGCACGACTATGCATACGGGTAAGACCAGATTTACCACTCGGGGCTGTGAGACCTGCTGACCGCTTTACTAGTCCCCTACTGGATGAATACGACGTGGTCCCAGGCTTCAGTGACCTGGAAGACAGCCCGGAGGCTCCTGATTATGACATTGCGCGTCTCTATGTAAGTTGCATCACGCAATTCACCCGCACACTCATACTAATCCGTGGTTTAAGGCTCTTGAGATTCTGGCCCTCATGGTCAAGATTGACGAGCAGAAGAATATCCTATCCTCTGGTAAGATTCCCACTTCAAGGTCATGACCGGGGCGTTTAAACGCTGATTCTTTTGCTACAGCCAAGGACCTCGACGACAAAAAGAAGCGTGAAGTCTCggctgccgccatcaagatggTCAGCGCAGGCAAGAAATGGGTATGTTGACAACTTTTTGCACCACAAAACACAATTGCGACTTGTGCTAATTTCTCCGGTGCCAGGTCAAAACGGCTGAGCAAGATCCGGGCAAGGCTGAAGAACAGGCCGAGGAACTCATGAATAATCTTAGCGCCAACTTCATCGACAAGTACAAGGGAGACGTGGCCAGCGCGCTAAAGGTCACTGACCCAGCCGGCTTTGCGAAATGCAAGAAGCTTGCGAACGACAAGTTTAGAGAGTGCAACCACACTCAAAAAGACAATCACGATGGTCGCGACGTAGTTGAATTTTGCCACAAGGAAGCCACCGATGCGCAAAATCAGTGCAGGGCTGGAACTCTCTAAGCATgaggagcaaaagaaaaCTAGTTAGTCACAACGTGAGCCTCAATATCAACTAGTTTTGATCGATTATTGCCACTATTGCCACTATTGCCACTGTCGTCTCGATATGTTCCCGTCTCTCGGCTAAAAACCTTCCGTATCCCCCTCGTGACAGCTTAGGACGACGAATGCCCCCTTATTACAGCGATAATAGAGCAACTTAAAGACTCGCCAGTGAAGGATAgaccaacaacaagaagatgacCTTCAAGCATGACAAGAAGCCCAACACAAGTAAGTTACATATTGCAACCTTCAAGGGTCAGCaattgtgacaagggctcggaaagagggcttggagcaatttatctcaattcaactaataacagtctttggtatcaaaggtccttggttttcctcaaggccttgagggaccaaagccgtctatttatacaagaagtcagtgagggactttgccctaggtctcgtgaccgtagcccttgtgtaacctgcgatttccgtgtaacagcaATGCTCTAGTTGTAATGTACATTGCTGCATGCTAAAGATGACTTGTCACGAATGAAACTAGACTGGGTAAAAGTGAAATGCCGCACTTCTGCAAGTGCTTGCTTCTTTTGACCCTTGTCGCCTCATGCTTGTGTCAGACTTGTATTCTTACTTGTTGAATCTTTGGTCGATCCTATCGCGTATACATATATGTGCCAAATTCACGCACCCCCGTGGTCTTGGATACAGGTTGCGTTGCCTTCCGATCCTTGAGACTTGTTGTAAAATGGGGAAATTCGCAGCAGTATGCAGTTGCTCGCTCGCGACGGGCGGCAGGGCTATTCGCCGTTACCACTTGCTGTGAAGAATTTACTCGGCAAGAATAGTCTCCTTCCATCGACTAACAAGACCGGCGCTACAGCGTTGATGGAGTGAAAGAATTGGCTGCGGATCGGTGATGAATACAAGGACTCTGTCCGCCTCTGTGAATGATGGTACATCAGGGCTGCAACCAAGGCCATGAGGAAGTCTATTGAGAGCTTATGTAAATTACGCAACACCACGCGCTAGTCTTTATAGTCACAACCTCTGCTTAACCCATGAATATGGAGTTTGTCCGGATCCTAGGCAGCTGGGGTCGCTCCGAGTATCTCATAAACCGCTTTGATATATGCTGCCGGGGAAGGATGTTCCCCGTTTAGCATCCTGTTCATGGTATACGCGATTGTGAGCCTCCTGTCGCTGTCCATAACCACAATCGAACCCCCCCATCCGCTTCCCCATCCAACACTGCCCCCCGGCAGCTTGCCTTCCACGATGCCCGACCCAGGCCCGGTGAGGTAAATCCCAAGCCCGCGCCTCCCGCTCCGCCCCGTCACCAGATCCACCCCCATCGCATGCTCCGTCAGCGCCAGCTTCACCGTCTCGGCCGACAGCAGGCGATGGTCTCCTTCCGCACACGTGCCACCGAGCGAGAAGCAGGAGAGCATCTTGACCAGCGCCCTGGCGTTTGTGTGGCCGTTGACCGAGCCCAGCGTGCTGGATCGCCAGAGCTCACCGTTGGCGTCCTCAGCCCTCGGCAAGGGGTTGCAAAGCGTGCGCACGACGATCGAGTCCGGCTCATATCCCGCCTGTTGGCTCAGCACCTCCTGGATCGAAGGTCCCGGCGGCGCCACGACGGGGGCCACCCGGTCCCAGTCCTCCTCGCGACACCCGAGCTGGAAGTCGGCCCCGTCGCCCAGCGGCCGGCAAATCTCCTCCGTCACGAACTTGGCCAGGGACATGCCCGTTTTCCTGCGCACCAGCTCCCCGACGAGAAACCCCTGCGTCATGCCGTGGTATCCCATGGCGGTGCCGGGAGCCCACAGCGTCGCCTGGCGCGCCAGCTTGTCGGTCGCCGCCTCGACGTCGCATACGTCCTCCAGCGTCATGTCGTCGTGCCACGCGCTGAGGCCGGCCGTGTGCGTCAGCACTTGGCCGACCGTGACCTCGGACTTGCCGTTTGCTGCGAACTCGGGCCAGTGCTGGGCCACCTTGTCCTCGGGGTGAAGCACGCCGCGCGAGATGAGCATGAGCGCTGCGAGGTTGGTGACTAGTTTCGTGGTCGAGAAGACGTTTACTATGGTATTCTTTTCCCATGGTTTCTTGGTCGATGCGTCGGCGTAGCCGCCCCATATATCTACCACGTTCTTGTCACCGTTGATGTTAATGCATAGACTGGCGCCAATGTCTTGTCCGGACGTGATTGACTCTTGCATCAAGTCGCGAAGCTTGGAGAACCGGGCGTCGCAGTAGCCTTGGACCTGGGCCATTTTGATGGATGTTATGTCGGTGGTGGCGATTGACTAGTACAAGGAATGGAGCTCGAATGTAAAGGGGAGAAAGAGGAGATTTCTACAGGTTGTGTTGCAACGAATAATGTTCAAAGCAAAGACTTGGTTATGCCTGTCataataagttatacccATGTCAAGACCTGTCATAAAgtactcgtgccacgccccACTCGAATCGGTTAAATCGGGACCGTCCATCGTGATGTGGCTCGGGCAAAAGGTTAATAGGACGTTGACTGAACATGAACGACACTGCATTAAGCCTCACATGGCGTAATTATAGACGGTCTCACTGCATGCAGTAGCTGCATGTATAACATCACGCGGATAAGACCTGCATATTTTGCAATGCTGTTTAATCAGAGTTCAAGAGATTCATTGCTATGTGAGCACTGTACTTGCTGTGTTCAAAAGCCGGTCGCTTTGTTCATCGTCGACCAGCCAGCCTGCTTTGACAGAGCCTTGGATTTGCCCATGCCACATGAGCGTCATGCGACAAGATTCCTTTCACCACGCACAGGTTCACGGACCAAGTTTCAGAAAATGTGCATATGACTCTTCCCCTTGCTTGCTTACAGCCAGACTGACCAATGATTTCTCAAATCCACCACGCCTCGGCATCTTTGTGATATCTTGTAAATATTGTCTGTGGCGGTTGGCTACTGAAcatccaccaccatcattCTGAACACTGCCCTGAACACGACCGCTTGTCGTTCACAGTCTGCAATGAAAGTAGCGCAAGGGGTCCCCAGCTGTAGAGCTCGGTGCGATCCGTTTATATAAAGAGCTCGCTTTCCCCGGATCCTCTGCCAGATTTTCCTCATCGACAGCCACCTCTTCGACCAACAACCGGTCCTCTCCCCCCTCGACACTTGCATTATATGCATACCTCGAGACTTCAAAGACTTCGCAAAGAGAAACACTTCGCAAAGAGAAAATTCTCGTACAACGCTTCTTCAAGAGTCGAGATATTTTGTCTTGATCTCTTCGACCAACAACCCGTCCTCTCCCCCCTCGAAACTTGCATTATTCGCATACCTCGAAACTTCAAACACTTTGAAAAGAGCAAATCAACACCTCTTCTACCAACGAGCCACCCATTCAACCATTTGCAGCAACATACACGCTTCAAAGACTAGCACTACGTTTCTTCGAGCACGGGCATATCTCTTTACCTCTAAGATCCTCCGCGATTCAAGTTGGTCCACCACCAGTGCAGCAGACTCTTAGAGCCACAATGAATTCCGGCAACGATATCTCCGAAGAACATCCTCTAGTTCAGGAGGTGAATCGCTTAATGTGGGAGATCCAGCACCTGATAGCTGATGCCAACCAGGCTTGTGCCCAGTTGCTAGAGCTTGAGAGAATATCTGCATACTCCACGCAGCAAATTGCATTGCTTATGGAAAATCAGCTTGATCCAATTTTCCGAGAACTAAGTTCTCGCCATGTCGCACTTCAGGAATTGATTCTACGTCTTGAGCAATTGACAACGAATtccaccagttgacagaAGAAGGAATGTGTTCGAGGGTTCTTGCGATAGGCAGTGTTATTCGCCTGTGGATTTTGAGATGATGGTCGGTTATCGCTTTCAGTTGCTTGGAGGAAAATCATTTGTCAAATGGAAAGGGCGGATATGGGGGAtgaaaagggaaaaaaagaaaagaaaagtatGGTACTTTTCAGTCTTGATTTGAAATACACGGATATCTGCGCCCGATCAATCGTCTTGCTTTATTAAATCTTAAACAGTCCCAGTTTCAACGTCAAGTGCCCAACAGTGCTCTCCTCTTCCAAGATGATCTCCTTACTCCCGGCGTCATCTGACATCTTTTCTAGCATGCCACGCAGAGCACTTTGAAATAGATCCCTTCTGGACGAAATCACCGCATCAACATCCACTGCTTCAGGATTAGAAACGACAGTATATCCCATATGGATATCATCGGTTGGGACTAGGCCAGCCTTCTTCCGTAGCCTCTGAATACGGTTAATAAGTTCTCGCGTGAAGCCCTCGTTTAGTAGTtctgcatgtggtgctgTATCAAGCAATATCACGGCATCGTCCGCGAATGCTGGTTCCCATTGAGGACCAGACCCGACCGCAGTAGCTGTTGAATCTTTGGCCATTATTCTCACAATGGCCAGGTCGTTTTcgtcaagttcaatgttctggaTAGTTATCTTTTTCTCCCGCTGATATGAGCGCAGTTCGGTTTGCGATAGCGATGGGAGTGCCATTCGAACAATCTGTACATCCTTCTTGAGCTTCTTACCGAGAGTCGGCCAATCCACCCTTGCTTCAAGTGAAATCCCATATTTCTCTTCATCGTTAGTCAAGATTACATCTCGGACATTGAGCTCCTCTCGGATGTAGTCCTTCAAGGAGTCAACGTCGGATATGAATTGGCTGGCGCCAATCACGATGAGGCTCAACAACGGAGTCTTGAGAGTTATGTTCCTTTTTTCGCGGGCAACACGACCCAGTTGTATAACCTTTTGCAGTGCCTCCATCTTTCTTTCGATAAGTTGATCGAATAATTCCTCTTGAGCCGTGGGAAAAGGTAGAAAATGCACGCTTCTTGTGTCTCTAAATGATGCAAGAACGTCGCCAAGGAACGGCCTTAAAAGGCCATATATATGTTCCGTAATAAACGGAATAAAGGGAGCTAGGGCTGTGACCAGTGTAAATAGGACCTGTAGTAGAGTATTCAGAGCGGCGGTAGTGTCAGCTTCCCCAAGGCCAGCAGCTCCCTTGAGTCGCTTCCGATTGAATCGAATGTACCAGTTCGTCAAGTCATCAATCATTTTTAACAACCGTGGAACTACTGTGTATACTCGGTATCCTGTCAAGGGTTAGCATCGGAGATTCATGTGATGCAAGGACAAACGCACCGCGCATCTCCTGCTCGATAAATTGAAGCAGACTTTGACACTCGGCTAAGACCCAGCGGTCCATGACGTTGTTCAAGCCACCAGTAGAAAACGTGATATCAGCCACGAAATCTTGACCAGTTGTCTTCTTATACAGCGCTGCTTGTTCCGAGAAGAAGCGATAACTATTCCATAAGGGAAGCAAAACCTTTGACACAATCTCTTTGACGCCACTCTCCTTGAAGCGAAGTGGCTCTGCTTTTACAACAGGCGAGTTAATAAGGTATAACCTCAGAGCGTCAGATCCATATCTCTCAAATATATGACTTGGGTCTGGGAAGTTCTTTAAGCTTTTAGACATCTTCTTCCCGTCTTCGGCAAGAACCATGCCATTGACAAGAACATTCCTGAAAGGTGATTTCCCAAAAAGTTTATTGCCAAGCACCGTGAGAGTATAGAACCATCCTCGTGTCTGGTCCAGCCCCTCGGCAATAAAATCAGCAGGGAAATGCCCTCCGTGAAACTCGTCGTGGTTCTCGAATGGATAATGAATGGACGCGTACGGCATGGCACCAGATTCGAACCTCGGCTTGTTAACCCAGAAAACATCGATAGGCTTATTTCAAACACTTACCAGCAGTCAAAAATTTCTTCAACGCGCCTCAAAACGCCCTTGCCTTTCTGAGAAGGTATAGTGATGTGATCAATCTTGTCCCGATGCAAATCATTAATCTCGCCAGTGTGGCCGCTCAACCGTCTCAACTCGGCCACGCTGCCAACACAGACAACCTCTTCGTAGTCGTCGCTTACCCAAAGTGGTATGGGAGTACCCCAGTATCGGTTGCGAGAAATATTCCAATCGCGGGCATTGGCGATCCAATTCGCAAATCGCTTCTCCTTGACAAACGCAGGTGTCCAGCTTGTCGTGTCTTGCAGGTTTTCCATCATTTGGGGTATAGAGTTTTCAACCTTGATAAACCACGACGACACAGCTTTTCTGATAAGCTGCGTGTCTGACCGCCAGCAAAACTTGTCAACATGCATAATGTGGCTTTCAACAAGAAGGCGGCCGGTAGGCCTCAAGTCCTTCATAATAGCTTTATCCGCAACTTTGACATGGATACCTACATATTCGGGTATTTCAGCAGTAAAACAGCCCTTGTCGTCTACCGGACAAGGAGGCAGGCGACTTGGACCGATAAACCCAGCCGCAAGAGCGGCGTCGtaatcttcttggccaaatGCAGGTGCCTGATGTACCAGACCTGTTCCTTCACCAGCTTCAACATAGTCGGCGGCAATAACTTGAAAGCAATCGGAAAATGCTGTGGCGAAGTAATTGAAGAGAGGTTTGTACTTCCATCCGACTAGCTCTTTGCCTCTGAGACGTCGGACGACCGTGTacttggccttcttgggGTCTTTGTAGAGCATGCTCAGACCACTCTCCATAGTGATGTACTGGTTGCCACTCTGTTGGTCAAGTATTTCCAAGTATTCGAAGTCGGGGTGCACTGCAATGAGCAAATTCGAAGGCAGGGTCCAGGGAGTGGTTGTGTACACGACGAGAGAAGTGCTTTCCTTGCCGTGGACGCCAACTAACGGAAAGGAAACCAGTATGGCGGGATCCTGTGTCATCTTTTCGTTTTCCTTGGCCTCCATAAGACTGAGTGGTGTGCAGAGGGCGGTGGAATATGGCATGATGCGATATGCTCGATATACTTGGTCTTTATCGAAGAGCTGCTTGAACACCCACCATACTGTCTCCATGAATGACGgatccatggccttgggacAGTTAGCACAGCACGTGCTGCTTTGTCGGAATGCCAACGCACCTTGTAATCATTGTCCATGTCTACCCAGCGACCAAGTCGTTCCATGATCTGCTTCCAATCCTGGGCATATGTCATGACAATGGCCTTGCACTCGGCATTGTACTTCTCTATGCCCATTTGGCGAACTGCATCGGGACCAGAGATACCAAACTTCTTGTCGATTTGGTATTCAATCGGAACGCCATGCGTGTCCCAGCCGAACCGTCGCACCACGTGGTATCCCTTCATGGACCAGTATCTCGGAATAATGTCTTTCAATGTCCCGGTCAGAAAATGACCATAGTGAGGGAGGCCTGTCACTTCGGTTAGCAGGGAGGTTTTGGGGGGCGCCAAAGGACGCAAGATCGAAAAATCGCAGATTGCTGTGCACGTACCAGTCGCTGTTGTTGATCATGGTCAGTGGATGGTTCACTTTGCCCAGAGAAGGCAGAATCAGAAGTTCAGAACATACCAAACGGCGGGCCATCATAGAATGAGAATCTCGGTCCTCCTTGGGTCAATTGAAGCTGTGTTTTGAACGCGTCAACTTCCCGCCAAAGGCGGAGAGTCTCCTCTTCGAATTGGGGAAAATTCGCAGTCATGGCGATGCGAGCCAAGAAACGACGAGTtcggtcaactggtctggaATACGACGGTTGCACTGAACGTTAATGTTTTTGAAGCAGTGGCTCCGTCGGTGGTCCAAGTTATGTACATCTGTCGAGTAGTTTGACAGTTCCGCCACCGGTCAAGCTACTCGGTGGGCGGGTGGTGAGTCGGTGACTCTGGTGAGTCAGAGCGGCGATTTCGCACCAGAACCATCTTCACTACGCAATCAGTGACCAATGTGTCATTTCTCAGACTCTACACACCGCGTCCCCGTTGCATCCGATGGGATGAGACTGAGAAAGACTAGACCCAGTCTCCCATTACTTTTCCAAGTTGTCTTCACGTTGGTTCTGTGCATGTCGGACTTGGTGATCTCGCCATCAACTCATCGGGAATCGGGACCAGGCTGGGGCCGAGACCTCTACGATTGTGTGGGTGGAATTTGCTATGCACGggcggcatgatggctcCAGGTGGGAGAGGCGCCGAAATCGACCAGCAACTTGTCCCAATTTGCGCTTCGCGCCGAAGAATGATGGCGGCAGATggtcacgactcacgacaCAGCGCCCAAGTTGCAGCAGTTCACAGGCAGCATGCTTCAGCCATGAGACGACGTCTGGACTGTTCAATGCTGGTTTTGATTGACTCTTTCTCGCTCTGCAGCACTCTAATACccactacctaggtacttggaTCAAAGCTGACGCAAAGAACAAAGGGAAGCCACGATTAAGATGCAGTGCGAGGCTTCCCCGACTTGCTTCGCACTCGGCATTGTCGTCCAATCCTGGGGAAGGCGGGTTGATGCTTAATTTGTCAAAAAATAGCAAGAACCAAACCTCTTTCTTGGAGCCGATACGGGTTGCGGCGTATTCTCCTGTCCTTGCTCCTCCACTGCTTGTGTCTCTTCGCGACTGGCATTCCGTCATCAAGAAGAGCCCGAAGCAGTTGTTGTGTTCCCTACAGCAGAATATTTTTATCATACTCACTTCTACCAACTTGCCCTGATTACGTATCCTCTGGCACGGCTGTgctcatcgccctcgtcgcctgTCTTGTCACTTTCACTAGTCGAGCAACCCCGACGACAAATTCGCAGCCATGTTTCCCCCAATGCTAGGGTACAACTGCTTCATATCGCCCATCGAACCTAGGCGAAAACGAAGCAGCAAGCACAGACGTACATCCACCCATTCGACTAGATCCCATACAAAGGGCTCAGATCATTCGACTAGATCCCATACAAAGAGCTCAGATGCAAGACCACATCGCAGTCATCGAGCCGCCTCGACCCATGATTCTGCGCTGGCCAGACACCACAATCAGGCGAGTTTACCTGCCGTACACGGGTCCTCGCCATCACATGCTCTACCTCATGGGCACTCGAAGCCGGGTCCGCCGTCAAAGCCTCCGGTATCAAAGCCAGGGCCGCCATCGACGGAATCAAACAATGGAAAATCGTCACTTCGGGCCTCCATGCACAAGCCAACCGCACCCGTCGAAGTCACTCCGTGCGGGCAAAAGTCCTGCCCCAAGAGGACCCATGGCAAGGAGGCAGCCTGCAAGAAGTGTGATGGTGCAGCCAGGAACACTGCCTCGAGATCGAAATCGACCCCAGAGTcaaagccgccgcctcgtcgcTGGTCAATATGGTCTTGGTGGGGGACCTCGCCGAAAACAACCGACGAACCGCAAAATGGATGGCGATGTTTTGGCAAGTAGAATTCAATCTGGAGGTGCTCTTTCTGTATCAAGCCACCGCAAATGTGTAACTCTATGATGGATCATTGGTCTCGGTGGGACATGGAAACGAGTTTGTGGTCTGGGGAAGTTGATCATGGATTATTGAATACCTACATGTTACCGCCCGCCTACTACCTCAATATACTCCACGCATTTGCTGCTTCACCATGCTATGAATTTGTGTGAAGTCCATGGTACAGCCAGGACATACGGCGTTTCGGACATACGAAGCTAGCCCCTGTGACAAGTGAAGTCAAACAAAGCTGGCCCATGGATGGGACGATGCCCCTGGCGCGTTCAGGTCCCAAGTCGCTGATTTCATACTTCATCAACTGTTCACACACTGTATATCATCTGCCCAGGCAAATCCCGGCTTCCTCTCGTGGTAAACCATATTAGATCTCTACGTGGCAAAACATCACAGAAACCTTGACTTTATCGCCGTCCTCTTTCAAGACCAACGCGTAACCTACTCATTCCACTGTTGGGCAAGCCGCGCGGTGCGTCTATCGATGTGATGGTATTCCGGTCTCACTAAATATGACTACATGAAACAAGGTAGCCATACAAAAGCGTCTTTCCATCCATTCCAATCCCCAACGGGGCACTGCAAAGTCTCGTCCTCAAATACATCACCGACACCGATAAACGCATCCCATCATACAGTCATAGTAACAAACGACGTAtgtagaagaagaaggagaaaatgCCCCATTCTAGTTGTACATTCGGCAGCCTAGACGCTGAATTCTGTCAGTCTCGTATCAAATTCCATCGCGAGGGGGCGGCCTTCACCACCCTCCTTTGCATAGCCCAATGCCACCTACTGCCCAACTTGAGTGCAGAGAGCCCGGCCCAAGACGGTGCTAAAGGTGCATACGTTTCCCGTATTCTTGCACTATAcagtcaacattgaacattttGGTTGCCACCGCGCCAG is a genomic window containing:
- the SUB11 gene encoding Subtilisin-like protease 11, which encodes MKFMHWSLVASALLQSAAAAPQDTGKDAGATQEMGHIVVLKQGLKDEHLDKHLDWVNEIHKGSLNSRDGGNGQEKGVKHTYRSESIGFHGYSGKFSDEVLKQIKDHEHVDFVEEDKRNTLEIDKREEVQGDKPDKVDTPPESVGNQNKNNGVGLLTRGQGYNTFLEKGRIVDAVIWPENKKRAEADAPAAGAGNDAAQNEIVFDFTPPTTDVGDFEGVDAAEYFKTPKPDEVKNRIIEGLKKLKEERKKQREEKKKLLESNNLQSRADDPNCPGTLRKEYKFVEDYNTYLQTVGVSGSAAISGWGQSASVHGNYLNQAKLNKNSLTYVAVINVERQLSQPGGFQFNTARYKPGRFAKDFGDRWIHGFKTGGKMVARVTFTFKDDTKATDVKAHAEAALSFWGVKGDLSVDVKKGMEEVNKHTNVDVSLIYEGELAIFMDDKEGSPKSISFGSAEAVLSQVKSWADKFESYACKHDYAYGPLLDEYDVVPGFSDLEDSPEAPDYDIARLYALEILALMVKIDEQKNILSSAKDLDDKKKREVSAAAIKMVSAGKKWVKTAEQDPGKAEEQAEELMNNLSANFIDKYKGDVASALKVTDPAGFAKCKKLANDKFRECNHTQKDNHDGRDVVEFCHKEATDAQNQCRAGTL
- the lact-2_1 gene encoding Beta-lactamase domain-containing protein 2 — protein: MAQVQGYCDARFSKLRDLMQESITSGQDIGASLCININGDKNVVDIWGGYADASTKKPWEKNTIVNVFSTTKLVTNLAALMLISRGVLHPEDKVAQHWPEFAANGKSEVTVGQVLTHTAGLSAWHDDMTLEDVCDVEAATDKLARQATLWAPGTAMGYHGMTQGFLVGELVRRKTGMSLAKFVTEEICRPLGDGADFQLGCREEDWDRVAPVVAPPGPSIQEVLSQQAGYEPDSIVVRTLCNPLPRAEDANGELWRSSTLGSVNGHTNARALVKMLSCFSLGGTCAEGDHRLLSAETVKLALTEHAMGVDLVTGRSGRRGLGIYLTGPGSGIVEGKLPGGSVGWGSGWGGSIVVMDSDRRLTIAYTMNRMLNGEHPSPAAYIKAVYEILGATPAA
- the irs1_1 gene encoding Isoleucine--tRNA ligase, cytoplasmic codes for the protein MTANFPQFEEETLRLWREVDAFKTQLQLTQGGPRFSFYDGPPFATGLPHYGHFLTGTLKDIIPRYWSMKGYHVVRRFGWDTHGVPIEYQIDKKFGISGPDAVRQMGIEKYNAECKAIVMTYAQDWKQIMERLGRWVDMDNDYKAMDPSFMETVWWVFKQLFDKDQVYRAYRIMPYSTALCTPLSLMEAKENEKMTQDPAILVSFPLVGVHGKESTSLVVYTTTPWTLPSNLLIAVHPDFEYLEILDQQSGNQYITMESGLSMLYKDPKKAKYTVVRRLRGKELVGWKYKPLFNYFATAFSDCFQVIAADYVEAGEGTGLVHQAPAFGQEDYDAALAAGFIGPSRLPPCPVDDKGCFTAEIPEYVGIHVKVADKAIMKDLRPTGRLLVESHIMHVDKFCWRSDTQLIRKAVSSWFIKVENSIPQMMENLQDTTSWTPAFVKEKRFANWIANARDWNISRNRYWGTPIPLWVSDDYEEVVCVGSVAELRRLSGHTGEINDLHRDKIDHITIPSQKGKGVLRRVEEIFDCWFESGAMPYASIHYPFENHDEFHGGHFPADFIAEGLDQTRGWFYTLTVLGNKLFGKSPFRNVLVNGMVLAEDGKKMSKSLKNFPDPSHIFERYGSDALRLYLINSPVVKAEPLRFKESGVKEIVSKVLLPLWNSYRFFSEQAALYKKTTGQDFVADITFSTGGLNNVMDRWVLAECQSLLQFIEQEMRGYRVYTVVPRLLKMIDDLTNWYIRFNRKRLKGAAGLGEADTTAALNTLLQVLFTLVTALAPFIPFITEHIYGLLRPFLGDVLASFRDTRSVHFLPFPTAQEELFDQLIERKMEALQKVIQLGRVAREKRNITLKTPLLSLIVIGASQFISDVDSLKDYIREELNVRDVILTNDEEKYGISLEARVDWPTLGKKLKKDVQIVRMALPSLSQTELRSYQREKKITIQNIELDENDLAIVRIMAKDSTATAVGSGPQWEPAFADDAVILLDTAPHAELLNEGFTRELINRIQRLRKKAGLVPTDDIHMGYTVVSNPEAVDVDAVISSRRDLFQSALRGMLEKMSDDAGSKEIILEEESTVGHLTLKLGLFKI